From Poecile atricapillus isolate bPoeAtr1 chromosome Z, bPoeAtr1.hap1, whole genome shotgun sequence, one genomic window encodes:
- the LOC131592680 gene encoding cholinephosphotransferase 1-like isoform X2 produces MVVSWALPAPLSPAQLKRLEEHRYSAAGHSLLEPWLQPYWGWLVEQVPRGLAPNAITMGGLLLNCLTVLPLIACCPSATEQAPFWAYILGALGLFIYQSLDAIDGKQARRTNSSSPLGELFDHGCDSISTVFVVLGSCIAIRLGTNPDWLFFCCFVGLFMFYSAHWQTYVSGMLRFGKIDVTEVQIAITMLLLISAYGGAAIWDYKVPLLGLELKFFAIIGILCGTALSFFNYFRVIFGGGVGKNGSTIAGTSVLSPGLHIGLLIALAITIYKKSKTQLFEKHSCLYVLTFGLVNAKISQKLVVAHMTKSEISLQDSAFIGPGLLFLDQYFNSFIDEYIVLWIALFISLFDMLRYACGVCLQIAAHLHIHVFRISSHQAPAQVHVASPLSHQNNMD; encoded by the exons ATGGTCGTGTCCTGGGCGCTGCCCGCGCCCCTCAGCCCGGCGCAGCTGAAGCGCCTGGAGGAGCACCGCTACAGCGCGGCCGGGCACTCGCTGCTGGAGCCGTGGCTGCAGCCCTACTGGGGCTGGCTGGTGGAGCAGGTCCCGCGGGGGCTGGCGCCCAACGCCATCACCATGGGCGGCCTCCTGCTGAACTGCCTGACGGTGCTGCCGCTCATCGCCTGCTGCCCCAGCGCCACCGAGCAG GCACCTTTTTGGGCATACATCCTGGGTGCTCTAGGACTTTTTATCTACCAGTCTTTGGATGCCATTGATGGGAAGCAAGCCAGAAGAACAAACAGTAGTTCTCCTCTTGGAGAACTCTTTGATCATGGTTGCGACTCTATTTCCACAG tatTTGTTGTCCTTGGATCCTGCATAGCAATCCGACTAGGAACAAATCCTGACtggttgtttttctgttgttttgtggGACTGTTCATGTTCTATTCTGCTCACTGGCAGACATATGTATCAGGCATGCTAAGGTTTGGAAA AATTGATGTAACTGAAGTTCAGATCGCCATAACAATGCTGCTCTTGATATCTGCCTATGGAGGAGCAGCAATATGGGACTATAAG GTCCCTTTGCTGGGCTTAGAACTGAAGTTCTTTGCCATTATTGGCATCCTGTGTGGAACAGCACTTTCTTTCTTCAATTACTTCCGTGTTATCTTTGGTGGAGGGGTTGGAAAGAATGGATCTACAATAGCA GGAACAAGTGTTCTTTCACCAGGCCTGCACATTGGACTGCTTATCGCTCTGGCCATTACAATTTATAAAAAGTCTAAAACTCAGCTGTTTGAAAAACATTCTTGCCTGTATGTCTTGACATTTGGACTTGTGAATGCCAAAATCTCACAGAAGCTGGTG gtGGCTCACATGACAAAAAGTGAAATTTCTCTTCAGGATTCTGCATTTATTGGGCCAGGACTTCTGTTTTTGGACCAGTACTTCAACAGTTTCATTGATGAATATATTGTTCTGTGGATAGCATTG TTCATATCCTTGTTTGATATGCTGAGATATGCCTGTGGTGTATGCCTACAGATTGCCGCTCATCTTCATATACATGTCTTCAGAATTTCATCTCATCAAGCTCCTGCGCAG GTACATGTTGCTTCTCCACTGAGCCATCAGAATAACATGGACTGA
- the LOC131592681 gene encoding synaptonemal complex protein 3-like isoform X2 has translation MAPSGRKHGGKAGKPAQEDQTIPSYDFEEERKLSGSEEDIREGDTPVMDKHGKKRPLVTTHVPDDVGGEVQNMLERFGADINKALLAKRKRLEMYTKASLKTSNQKIEHVWKTQQEQRQKLNHEFSQQFMTLFQQWDVDVQKAEEQEEKLANMLRQQQKVFQQARIVQSQRLKTIKQLYEQFLKSMEELEKSNENLLAGAQNELRKEMAMLQKKIMMDTQQQEMATVRKSLQSMLF, from the exons ATGGCACCATCAGGAAGAAAGCATGGAGGAAAAGCTGGTAAACCAGCACAAGAAGATCAGACCATACCTAGTTATGACTTtgaggaggaaagaaaactgaGTGGATCAGAGGAAGACATTAGAGAAG GTGACACACCAGTAATGGACAAGCATGGAAAGAAAAGACCTCTGGTGACTACTCATGTTCCAGATGATGTGGG GGGTGAAGTACAGAATATGTTGGAGAGATTTGGAG CTGACATTAACAAGGCTCTCCTAGCTAAGAGGAAACGATTAGAGATGTATACAAAAGCCTCACTCAAAACCAGTAACCAGAAGATTGAACATGTTTGGAAAACACAGCAGGAGCAAAG GCAGAAGCTGAATCATGAGTTCTCCCAGCAGTTTATGACCTTATTTCAGCAATGGGATGTAGATGTGCAAAAGGCAgaggaacaggaagaaaaactagCG AATATGCTTCGTCAGCAACAAAAAGTTTTTCAACAGGCAAGAATAGTTCAAAGTCAGAGACTGAAAACCATTAAGCAACTCTACGAGCAATTCTTAAAG AGcatggaggagctggagaagagcaATGAAAATCTTCTGGCTGGTGCCCAAAATGAACTTCGCAAGGAAATGGCGATGttgcagaagaaaattatgaTGGACACT CAACAGCAGGAGATGGCAACTGTTCGCAAGTCTCTTCAGTCCATGTTATTCTGA
- the LOC131592681 gene encoding synaptonemal complex protein 3-like isoform X1 codes for MAPSGRKHGGKAGKPAQEDQTIPSYDFEEERKLSGSEEDIREGDTPVMDKHGKKRPLVTTHVPDDVGGEVQNMLERFGADINKALLAKRKRLEMYTKASLKTSNQKIEHVWKTQQEQRQKLNHEFSQQFMTLFQQWDVDVQKAEEQEEKLANMLRQQQKVFQQARIVQSQRLKTIKQLYEQFLKSMEELEKSNENLLAGAQNELRKEMAMLQKKIMMDTVSITFMKLVKCKNRTFNLT; via the exons ATGGCACCATCAGGAAGAAAGCATGGAGGAAAAGCTGGTAAACCAGCACAAGAAGATCAGACCATACCTAGTTATGACTTtgaggaggaaagaaaactgaGTGGATCAGAGGAAGACATTAGAGAAG GTGACACACCAGTAATGGACAAGCATGGAAAGAAAAGACCTCTGGTGACTACTCATGTTCCAGATGATGTGGG GGGTGAAGTACAGAATATGTTGGAGAGATTTGGAG CTGACATTAACAAGGCTCTCCTAGCTAAGAGGAAACGATTAGAGATGTATACAAAAGCCTCACTCAAAACCAGTAACCAGAAGATTGAACATGTTTGGAAAACACAGCAGGAGCAAAG GCAGAAGCTGAATCATGAGTTCTCCCAGCAGTTTATGACCTTATTTCAGCAATGGGATGTAGATGTGCAAAAGGCAgaggaacaggaagaaaaactagCG AATATGCTTCGTCAGCAACAAAAAGTTTTTCAACAGGCAAGAATAGTTCAAAGTCAGAGACTGAAAACCATTAAGCAACTCTACGAGCAATTCTTAAAG AGcatggaggagctggagaagagcaATGAAAATCTTCTGGCTGGTGCCCAAAATGAACTTCGCAAGGAAATGGCGATGttgcagaagaaaattatgaTGGACACTGTAAGTATCACATTTATGAAGTTAGTTAAATGCAAAAACAGGACATTCAATTTAACATGA
- the LOC131592681 gene encoding synaptonemal complex protein 3-like isoform X3: MDKHGKKRPLVTTHVPDDVGGEVQNMLERFGADINKALLAKRKRLEMYTKASLKTSNQKIEHVWKTQQEQRQKLNHEFSQQFMTLFQQWDVDVQKAEEQEEKLANMLRQQQKVFQQARIVQSQRLKTIKQLYEQFLKSMEELEKSNENLLAGAQNELRKEMAMLQKKIMMDTQQQEMATVRKSLQSMLF, translated from the exons ATGGACAAGCATGGAAAGAAAAGACCTCTGGTGACTACTCATGTTCCAGATGATGTGGG GGGTGAAGTACAGAATATGTTGGAGAGATTTGGAG CTGACATTAACAAGGCTCTCCTAGCTAAGAGGAAACGATTAGAGATGTATACAAAAGCCTCACTCAAAACCAGTAACCAGAAGATTGAACATGTTTGGAAAACACAGCAGGAGCAAAG GCAGAAGCTGAATCATGAGTTCTCCCAGCAGTTTATGACCTTATTTCAGCAATGGGATGTAGATGTGCAAAAGGCAgaggaacaggaagaaaaactagCG AATATGCTTCGTCAGCAACAAAAAGTTTTTCAACAGGCAAGAATAGTTCAAAGTCAGAGACTGAAAACCATTAAGCAACTCTACGAGCAATTCTTAAAG AGcatggaggagctggagaagagcaATGAAAATCTTCTGGCTGGTGCCCAAAATGAACTTCGCAAGGAAATGGCGATGttgcagaagaaaattatgaTGGACACT CAACAGCAGGAGATGGCAACTGTTCGCAAGTCTCTTCAGTCCATGTTATTCTGA
- the LOC131592680 gene encoding cholinephosphotransferase 1-like isoform X1 — MVVSWALPAPLSPAQLKRLEEHRYSAAGHSLLEPWLQPYWGWLVEQVPRGLAPNAITMGGLLLNCLTVLPLIACCPSATEQAPFWAYILGALGLFIYQSLDAIDGKQARRTNSSSPLGELFDHGCDSISTVFVVLGSCIAIRLGTNPDWLFFCCFVGLFMFYSAHWQTYVSGMLRFGKIDVTEVQIAITMLLLISAYGGAAIWDYKVPLLGLELKFFAIIGILCGTALSFFNYFRVIFGGGVGKNGSTIAGTSVLSPGLHIGLLIALAITIYKKSKTQLFEKHSCLYVLTFGLVNAKISQKLVVAHMTKSEISLQDSAFIGPGLLFLDQYFNSFIDEYIVLWIALVHVASPLSHQNNMD; from the exons ATGGTCGTGTCCTGGGCGCTGCCCGCGCCCCTCAGCCCGGCGCAGCTGAAGCGCCTGGAGGAGCACCGCTACAGCGCGGCCGGGCACTCGCTGCTGGAGCCGTGGCTGCAGCCCTACTGGGGCTGGCTGGTGGAGCAGGTCCCGCGGGGGCTGGCGCCCAACGCCATCACCATGGGCGGCCTCCTGCTGAACTGCCTGACGGTGCTGCCGCTCATCGCCTGCTGCCCCAGCGCCACCGAGCAG GCACCTTTTTGGGCATACATCCTGGGTGCTCTAGGACTTTTTATCTACCAGTCTTTGGATGCCATTGATGGGAAGCAAGCCAGAAGAACAAACAGTAGTTCTCCTCTTGGAGAACTCTTTGATCATGGTTGCGACTCTATTTCCACAG tatTTGTTGTCCTTGGATCCTGCATAGCAATCCGACTAGGAACAAATCCTGACtggttgtttttctgttgttttgtggGACTGTTCATGTTCTATTCTGCTCACTGGCAGACATATGTATCAGGCATGCTAAGGTTTGGAAA AATTGATGTAACTGAAGTTCAGATCGCCATAACAATGCTGCTCTTGATATCTGCCTATGGAGGAGCAGCAATATGGGACTATAAG GTCCCTTTGCTGGGCTTAGAACTGAAGTTCTTTGCCATTATTGGCATCCTGTGTGGAACAGCACTTTCTTTCTTCAATTACTTCCGTGTTATCTTTGGTGGAGGGGTTGGAAAGAATGGATCTACAATAGCA GGAACAAGTGTTCTTTCACCAGGCCTGCACATTGGACTGCTTATCGCTCTGGCCATTACAATTTATAAAAAGTCTAAAACTCAGCTGTTTGAAAAACATTCTTGCCTGTATGTCTTGACATTTGGACTTGTGAATGCCAAAATCTCACAGAAGCTGGTG gtGGCTCACATGACAAAAAGTGAAATTTCTCTTCAGGATTCTGCATTTATTGGGCCAGGACTTCTGTTTTTGGACCAGTACTTCAACAGTTTCATTGATGAATATATTGTTCTGTGGATAGCATTG GTACATGTTGCTTCTCCACTGAGCCATCAGAATAACATGGACTGA